The genomic DNA GGGAGATCAAGCGCTGGACGGAGGAAATCAAACCTTACATAGACCGGTATATAAATAGTCCGTGGAATCCGATCAATTACAGGAAAGTGCAAAGTGAAATCCCGTTTCTCTACCGTTTGGGAGAACAAACCATATCCGGAGTAATGGATAAAATGCTTAAAGATGAGGAAGGGAAGGCGACCATCCTTGATTTTAAAACCAATCATTTTCCGGTGGGGCAAAAAGAACGGGCAGATCACTTGGAGAAGCTGGTGAATAAATATAAGACTCAGGCCATTCTCTACACATTGGTTGTCAAGGAAATCCTTCAATACCCTGTAAAGGAAACAATTCTATATTTCTTGGAGATTGATCATCCTTATGCCATATCGGTAGATGATGCCAATTTGGCATCTGAAAAGAGAAGACTTGAAGATGCCATTGCTCGAATCAAAGGTTCCAGGCAAATTAAGGATTACCCGTCATGCCATCATGTTGCTTGTCCATGTAAAAAATGGAGTAAGTTTTTGTAGTCAACTTAAATATCTTTAAAAAATAATCAGCCAATATCTGTAGGGGCTCTACTCCTCCTATCGATATTGGCTTTTTTCATAGAACAATTTACATATGTTTCTATCCCATTGAAATATGTCGTAATAAATAGAAGGAAATAAACCAGTGTAGTTTAATATACACATAGAATAGAGTGAAGAAGTGAATGATGAAATGTAAAAATAATAGCAAGGGGAGATAACGGATGGAAAAAAAGTATGTGTTAGCACTTGATCAGGGAACAACCAGTTCCAGAGCGATATTATTCGATAAATCCGGCCAAATTGTAGGAGTAGCCCAGAAAGAGTTTACCCAAATTTATCCAAAACCGGGCTGGGTTGAACATGATCCGATGGAAATTTGGGGAACCCAAAGTGGTGTTGCCAGGGAAGTGTTGGAAAGAACAGGAATTCGGCCGCAGGAAGTAGCAGCTATCGGGATTACCAACCAACGGGAAACCACAGTGGTTTGGGATAAGACAACAGGAAAACCCATATATAACGCCATAGTGTGGCAGGACAGAAGGACAGCAGATATTTGTGATAATCTAAAAGAAAGAGGGTTGGAAGAGTATATTCGGGAAAATACCGGACTGGTGATTGACGCCTATTTCTCCGGAACAAAGATAAAGTGGATTCTTGATCACGTTGAAGGAGCCAGAAAAAAAGCCGAAAATGGCGAATTGTTGTTTGGCACTATCGATACCTGGCTGATTTGGAATCTGACCAGGGGAAATAGTCATGTCACCGATTACTCCAATGCATCCAGAACATTGCTTTATAACATAAAAGATTTGAAATGGGATGAAAGATTACTGAATGAATTAAATATTCCCCTTTCGATGATGCCGGAAGTAAAGCCATCCAGTGAAATCTATGATAAAACCGATCCGCAGACCTTTGGAGGAGCAGAAATTCCGATCGCAGGTGTGGCAGGGGATCAGCAGGCGGCTTTATTTGGACAAACCTGCTTTGAACCGGGAATGGCCAAAAATACCTATGGAACAGGATGCTTCATGTTGATGAATACTGGGGAAAAAGCGGTTTCCTCCCAATCCGGGTTGCTAACTACCATCGCTTGGGGATTGGATGGGAAAGTGGAATATGCTTTGGAAGGCAGCATCTTTATTGCCGGGGCAGCGGTACAATGGCTACGAGACGGTTTAAAACTAATAGATACTGCTCCTGATTCCGAATACTATGCTTCAAAGGTACAGGATACAGATGGAGTCTATGTGGTTCCAGCCTTTGCAGGATTGGGAGCCCCTTACTGGGATATGTATGCCCGTGGTGCAATTTTTGGTCTAACACGGGGAACAACCAAGGAGCATATTATTCGAGCAACCTTGGACTCTTTGGCCTACCAAACAAAAGATGTACTAGGAGCCATGGAAAAGGATTCTGGTATTGAACTCAAAGCCTTAAGAGTAGATGGAGGCGCGGTAGCCAATAACTTATTAATGCAATTTCAGTCAGATATATTGGGAGTAAATGTGGAAAGGCCAAAGGTGACAGAAACAACGGCTCTTGGTGCAGCATATCTGGCTGGATTGGCAGTGGAGTTTTGGAAAAAACAAGAGATCGAAAAAAATTCAAGTATAGATGCTGTTTTTAAGCCAAGTATGGATGATGAAACAAGGAAAAAGCTTTACAAGGGTTGGAAAAAGGCAGTAAAAAGAACAATGAATTGGGAAAAGGACGAAGAATAGAAACTTGAAGCCCTTCTTGCTACCAAACGTCGGGTTTTGAGAGGGAGGGGAATAAAGTGGAAAATACAGATATATTTTCAACATTTCACAGAAAGAAATACTTGGAACAGATGGCCGAAGGAAAGTTGGACGTCATTATCATTGGTGGTGGAATCACTGGTGCTGGGATCGCCTTGGATGCAGCTTCCCGGGGATTAAAGGTCGGGTTGGTGGAAAAGCAGGATTTTAGTGCAGGAACGAGCAGCCGATCCACAAAATTGGTACATGGTGGTTTAAGATATCTGAAACAGGGTGAAATTAAATTAGTTCGGGAAGTGGGAAGAGAAAGAGCCATATTACATCAAAATGCTCCTCATATCGTAATTCCGGAAAAAATGCTGTTGCCACTGGTTGACAACGGAACATACGGAAAAATGGCCACTTCTGTTGGTTTATGGTTATATGACAGATTGGCGGGCGTGAAGCAGGAAGAACGAAGGGTGATGCTGTCGAAAAAACAAACGGAAGAATTGGAACCTTTGCTTCGCAAAGACATTCTACGAGGAGGGGGGTTGTATATTGAGTATCGTACAGATGATGCCAGATTGACGATCGAAGTAATGAAAACCGCTCACTCCTATGGTGCTTTATGCGTTAATTATGCTGAGGTCAGTCAATTTATTTACAAGGACCGGAAGGTGATTGGGGTTCAGGTAAAGGATCAGTTGACCAGTAAAATCTATGAAATCTATACCAAGAAAATTGTCAATGCTGCAGGTCCTTGGGTTGATCAGCTTAGAGATATGGATGGATCTTTGGAAGGGAAACGACTTCACCTTACCAAAGGAGTTCATCTAGTTGTTCCGTATCACCGACTCCCTTTAAAACAATCAGTCTATTTCGATGTTCCGGATGGTCGAATGATTTTTGCCATACCAAGAGAGAGCTCAACCTATATTGGAACGACCGATACCAATTATCATGGAAATATTGAAAAACCAACCGTTTCAAAAGAAGACGTAGACTATCTCTTAAGTGCAGTTAACCATATGTTTCCGAATGCAAAACTAAAGATAGGAGATATCTCATCAAGTTGGGCCGGACTCCGCCCTTTGATCCATGAAGACGGAAAATCCCCTTCGGAATTATCGCGGAAGGATGAGATTTTTTATTCATCATCAGGATTAATCACCATCGCAGGAGGGAAACTTACTGGTTTTAGGAAGATGGCAGAAAGGGTAGTTGATATTGTCATGAGTCAATTAAAGGAGGAATATGGTTTTAAATACAAGCCTTGTATAACCGATAAGATCGTCCTATCAGGAGGAGACTTTACTTCTTCATTGCAGGAATACATCAATGAAAGAATAGACATGGCAAAATTGTCAGGTCTCAATGAGAAACATGTTGTCTCTCTGGTATACAGATATGGAACAAATACTTTGAAGGTATTAGAAAAAGCAGAAAAGCTAAAACAGGGTCTGGATTTCAATCAGTCCATTCATAATACCGATATATTAGTTGCTGTAGCAGAGATGCATTATGCGATTGAAGAAGAAATGGTTGCCAATTTGAATGATTTTCTGATCAGGCGAACTGGGAGACTTTTTTTTGAAAGAGATAATCTGGCATCTTATTATAAAATATTATTGGAGGAGATGGCCCGAATTTTTGGTTGGACCCAACAAATGAAACAAACCTATTTAGATGAGTTTGAAGAAGAGTATAAACAGGTGGTAGAATTTAATCATGAAGCAAATCATGTGTAAAAGGGGAGAAAACACCCTATGAAAAATAAACGGTTCCGTTCTGGTGCGATTGCTGCATCTACAAGTAAGGAAGATTTATGGAACTATTCCAGCTTATATAATTAACAGAAGTGTTGGTGATTTCTTGGAAAACTACAAACCACTCATTATCGCACACCGGGGCGCATCCGGTTATGCTCCTGAAAACACGATCCCTGCTTTTCAAAGGGGGCTCGATTTGGGAGCGGATGGAATAGAATTGGATATTCGTTTGACAAAAGACGAAAGTATCATTGTCATACATGATCAGACGATTGACAGAACGACAAATGGATCAGGGAAAGTTTATGAATTAACGCTGGAACAAATCAAATCATTTGATGCAGGATATTGGTACTCTGATCAGTACAAGGGGACATCCATACCGACGCTTGATGAAGTGATGAAAATCATTCCCCATGATTTATTTGTGAACATTGAGGTAAAGCAGGGTCCTTTTTTTGATGTAAGAATGGTTGACGTATTAGCCAATTGGCTTCAAAAACAATCGTCTAATCAAAATTTTGTGATTTCATCCTTTGACCATCGGTTTTTGGCTGAATTACATGAAAAACAACCAAATATAAGGTTAGGACTCTTATATGAAGCAGTATTATTTAACCCGATACGGTATCTGTCCGAATTGCCTTTTGACGTCTATTCGGTCCACCTATTTCATGAAACGGTCTCAAGGGAGATGGTTGAAGCTTTTCGCCAAAATGGAATTAAAGTGATCTGTTATACGGTAAATGAAACAGAAGATTTAGAACGAATGATAGAATTACGGGTTGATGGGATTATTACCAATTACCCTGATCGACTGAGAAACCTTTTGATGGTTTCCTACAATGGGCGACAGAGCGATTAAATGAATATCTGGTGGTTTGTGAAACATTGAAGTCCCACTCAGAGAATGATCATTTCTTCATTGAAGAGGTAGCAGTCATTTCTAGTTTTCCTGACCCAACTCTTGCTTGGAAAGAATACAAGAAACTGCATTTAGCTGATCGCCCTCGTGAATACTATATTTTTCATACCGATCATAAAACAAATTGAAGTAACAGAACAGAAGTTCATTGGAGTCAGAGGCCGACTCCAATGAAGGTTCAAATGAAGAATGGATGGCTGATCAATAAGTTCAAGAGCACACGTTTGAAGGTGTGCCTATTTGAATAAAAATAGTTGATCCCCACCTTGCCCAATGATGGGAAGTTTTGATGATTTACTTCCAAGCCTGAGGATGGTCATCGCGGACCAATCAAATTGTCCCATATGAAAAGCTTGTTTTTACATGGAAATGGGAACATGAAGAAGGCGAATTTCCTGAAACATTAGTAAGTGTTTTGTGTCTCTTCGCCACTAGCAGTGATTTCAAAATAGATTCCCTCTATCAATTTCCAGTAAATCTTTGAAAATAGTGGACAAGGGAATCGGGTTCGGTCGGCGAGCGAAGCGTGGCTCCACACCGTTCACGGTTCTTTTTTATTTGGATGTAGGATCATTAAATGTAAGTTTTCCGCCAATGAGATAGATCATGGCCACTAAGTTTTCAACGGATCGATAACCACGGGCTTTTCGTTTCGCAGCTTGAATGAGGCTGTTAACGCCTTCAAGAAGGCAGTTATTCAGCTGGGATGTAAACAAACGTACAATCCCGTCATAGTGTTTTTGAATCATTTGAGCTACTTCTACCATAGGTTCTAATCGGCATCGAAGCCCCCATTGGATCCAATCCTTTAATACCATTGGGGCAATCGAAGACGGATAACGAAAGATTTCTTGAAGGCAGATTTTCATCCGATACGCTTTGGCAGCTTGTAAGTCACAGTCTTTCAATTTATCTAAAGCCTTCTTTTGTTCCGCTGTCAAATTGTTTTCATTCTTTAGCCAGATGTAACGTGTATTCTTTAGATCGGCACATGTTTTTTGCTCCTTGCGTCGTACTTCGTCTACGGATTCATTGACATTCTTCATGACATGAAATTTATCAAACGTAATGGCTGCTTTAGGAAAGTTTTCCTTAAATCCCTGATGAAAGCTGGAGACATGTCAATGCAAACTTTTTTGATCTTTTCCGATTGACCGCCGTGAGCTTTCAGATGCTCTTAACAAACACGGACGGTTTCAGCATCTTTCCCTTCTGTAGCGTAAATGACGACCTTTTGATCCGCATCCATAAAGATGGTGATATAATGATGCCCTCTTTTGGATGAGGTTTCATCCGTGCTGATTTTCGTAACATGGGATAGATCTTGGGCTTCAATGGCCTGTTCTACGTAATAATGTAGGATTCGCCATAACCGAGTATCATGTTCACCGAGAAGGCGCGCAATGGCGTTCATGGGCATATCTTTAGCCATCGTCAAGACAAGCGCATCAAATTTCAGTGTTTGCGGTACTTCACGAAAACATCAAGTTGTTGTAACTCATTATTGAATTTACACCTGTCAATATACCATGGCTCTGGGATATTCATCGTTTTGTCTAACTCATTAATCTCTATAAACATATGAAAATACCTCCATAATACTGGTCTATTAATTTCCAGTATTAACAGGTACTGTTCACTTTATTCAGCGAAGAAGCTGTTAACCTGAACTTGGTATAAAAGATTTGAACAGTATGGCATCGTGGGCAAGTGAATCTTGGGTGAAAAAGTAAGATTTGATGATGATATTTCCATGTTACGAAGGCATGCAATAGCATCCGCAATGAACACAGAATTTGATGTGTATATGGTTGCAGACAATGCACAATGTTGTCTTGAACTGAAGTTGGAAGCAAATTTTGGAAAAAACTTTTTATTGTATCAACCTTTTAGACAATTATTGCAATTGAATATACTTAGCAAGCTGTACAATATTGATAATTATTATCTCTACCTTGTAACCATGGAGAAAGAAGCTACTTTAAAGCGCCATTTATCAAATCACTATCCACAATATATAAAAGACTTCATTAATATCGATTTGATAAAAACTCTTTCGTGGACAATGATTTGAGAATGGCTTGATATTGAGGGGCTTAAACAATATCCTATGCTATACAAACTTAGACAACGTTTAGATGAATATATATCAACATCTAAAGCTTTTAGTAGAGATTTACGTAGAGATCAGATTAAAGTCCCACAATTTATATTTGATACCTATTATATAAGGCCGACAAAAGGAGGTGAAATTCTTGAATTAAACGGTTTGGACATCTTAGGTTTTTATCCTGGAGAAGTTATTGTTGGGTTTCCTGTTCTTTCCTTAGATATTCAAAGCAAGTGGATAACTCGATTTGAAAATGATGGTTTTAAAGCTACACCTAAGAAAAACTATTGGAGTTTTAAATTCGATTCGAATATTCCACAAAAAGTAGAAAATTTATTAAGAGAATTTCTCGAGGATATTCGTAAATAAGAACTGTAAGATATTATTGCAGCAAGCGATATCTATTTCTGAATACATCGGCCTTAAGAACGAGGCTCGTTATTGATACCGATATATTTTACTTAGTTTCCCCTGAAAAAGTCTAAGTTTTGTACAAAAATAAAAGGAATTTCAAGCCTCGAAGATGGCGGCAATTTTGTAAATCCATGTTGAAGGGGAGCACAGCTTTTCACTGCCAGGCAAAGATATCTACCGCTATTTGAATCATTCCCGCTTTGCTTGTCGACGGTTTTTGAAAAAACCAGTGAAACTGTTATCTCCTTGCAATTTCTCGTTATGAATTTGGAATACCGTCTGAGACTCTTCTTTTTCACTTTTTTTCGCTGGTATTTTCTTAGGTTTCCGCTGGACGAATCAAACGGCTAAAGGAATCGTTCAGCAAGCCCTAATTAAATGGTTATTATTCATACTTCATCCCTTTCTTTTAAAAAACCACAAAAAGTGGTCCCAATAATATAATCACTCGATGAACTTATTTAATCTTTCTACCTCTCTATCAAGTACTTGTAACATTCTATATATTTCGGATTCTATGCAGGATTGTTCTTCTAACGGCCATCGAAACTCATCAAAGTGAACATCATTTACGTATCTTTCAATTTCTTTGACTAAACAACTTATATTATCTGTATTTTTCATTTTTATAAAGTTTGAGTACTTTCTAGTTTGAGGTAACCAAGTCGAAAATCTGTCAAATAGTTCTTGATAAGTGTCTAGATGACTTTCATATGGGTCGCAGTAATAACGGCATTTTTCTGCACAACGCCACCCACAATATCGATTAAGGTCAATGTCAATTATATAAATGTCATCAATGCTCTTAAAACAATAGGAACATCGATTCGGGCTCAACTGAACTTTATAGTTATCTCCATCAATTTGGAGCCAACCTTCTTTCATATACTTTGGAAGAAAATATTGTGCCAAGTAAGCTTCAATTGTTAATTTGTAGCTCGACTCAGTCAATTTTGTAAATAGTCTAGGATATTCCTTTTGCAGGCACTCAACAATATCGAAAAAACTTGCAATTCTGTTGTTTGCGAAGAAATCCCTAAGAAAAATATTTAATTTTTTTCTCTCTGCTATTTTCAAAGGCATGTTAAGTCCATCCTTTCTCGCTAAAATATCTTATTAATTTGCCGTATTTCAATCTCTATTCCCCCTTAGATGGGTCGTTTTAAAAGAAAACTTTTCAGGGTCAATATAATTTTCCTCTTTGAAATGATCATTTTGGTTAAAGGATTTCTCAATATGAATATGGATGTTAATGGATGGTTCATGTTTTGTGTTTGTTTTTTGTTGTCGGTTACTGAAGACAATATCTTTCATACCGGAAAAAAATAACCATGAAAAGAAGGAAAATAAAATTAAGAGCAAGGATATCAGAATCAGAGTAAGAACACCGCCTTTCTGAACTCGTCTTGTACAGGGGCCTCCACGATGTCACGTTATATTTTCAAATGTTAAATCATATTCCTCTATGCATTCCTCACAATATCTAAATTGGTCGGCTTGTCGTCTTACATTATTCGAATCTTCCCATTTCGAACATATAGGGCACTGCACAATATTTTCACAGCTCAATGCATCACCCAATATGGGGTACAGTTGATCATACCATTTGTTTCTCCAAATTGCGTCAGAGGTTGCCCAAAAGTTGTTTTTGTCTTTAATTTTTAGTGTCTGTTTTTCAATTTAAATGCTTTCCAATCGTTGTTTTTTTGGATGGAGTCAGTCATTTTTTCTTCATCAACTTTAATTCCGAACCGTTCTTTTATACCACCGCGGCGTTTTCTGACGATGGCCTCTGCTTTTTCCAAATCCGCTTGCTCTTTACGAAGTAGAGATAGAATTCGAAACATTTCCCTTGCCACAGGTCCATCATCACCCTCCAAATATTCAATTT from Microaerobacter geothermalis includes the following:
- a CDS encoding helix-turn-helix domain-containing protein, which codes for MAKDMPMNAIARLLGEHDTRLWRILHYYVEQAIEAQDLSHVTKISTDETSSKRGHHYITIFMDADQKVVIYATEGKDAETVRVC
- a CDS encoding glycerol-3-phosphate dehydrogenase/oxidase; translation: MENTDIFSTFHRKKYLEQMAEGKLDVIIIGGGITGAGIALDAASRGLKVGLVEKQDFSAGTSSRSTKLVHGGLRYLKQGEIKLVREVGRERAILHQNAPHIVIPEKMLLPLVDNGTYGKMATSVGLWLYDRLAGVKQEERRVMLSKKQTEELEPLLRKDILRGGGLYIEYRTDDARLTIEVMKTAHSYGALCVNYAEVSQFIYKDRKVIGVQVKDQLTSKIYEIYTKKIVNAAGPWVDQLRDMDGSLEGKRLHLTKGVHLVVPYHRLPLKQSVYFDVPDGRMIFAIPRESSTYIGTTDTNYHGNIEKPTVSKEDVDYLLSAVNHMFPNAKLKIGDISSSWAGLRPLIHEDGKSPSELSRKDEIFYSSSGLITIAGGKLTGFRKMAERVVDIVMSQLKEEYGFKYKPCITDKIVLSGGDFTSSLQEYINERIDMAKLSGLNEKHVVSLVYRYGTNTLKVLEKAEKLKQGLDFNQSIHNTDILVAVAEMHYAIEEEMVANLNDFLIRRTGRLFFERDNLASYYKILLEEMARIFGWTQQMKQTYLDEFEEEYKQVVEFNHEANHV
- a CDS encoding transposase encodes the protein MTFDKFHVMKNVNESVDEVRRKEQKTCADLKNTRYIWLKNENNLTAEQKKALDKLKDCDLQAAKAYRMKICLQEIFRYPSSIAPMVLKDWIQWGLRCRLEPMVEVAQMIQKHYDGIVRLFTSQLNNCLLEGVNSLIQAAKRKARGYRSVENLVAMIYLIGGKLTFNDPTSK
- a CDS encoding glycerophosphodiester phosphodiesterase, whose product is MLHLQVRKIYGTIPAYIINRSVGDFLENYKPLIIAHRGASGYAPENTIPAFQRGLDLGADGIELDIRLTKDESIIVIHDQTIDRTTNGSGKVYELTLEQIKSFDAGYWYSDQYKGTSIPTLDEVMKIIPHDLFVNIEVKQGPFFDVRMVDVLANWLQKQSSNQNFVISSFDHRFLAELHEKQPNIRLGLLYEAVLFNPIRYLSELPFDVYSVHLFHETVSREMVEAFRQNGIKVICYTVNETEDLERMIELRVDGIITNYPDRLRNLLMVSYNGRQSD
- the glpK gene encoding glycerol kinase GlpK; the encoded protein is MEKKYVLALDQGTTSSRAILFDKSGQIVGVAQKEFTQIYPKPGWVEHDPMEIWGTQSGVAREVLERTGIRPQEVAAIGITNQRETTVVWDKTTGKPIYNAIVWQDRRTADICDNLKERGLEEYIRENTGLVIDAYFSGTKIKWILDHVEGARKKAENGELLFGTIDTWLIWNLTRGNSHVTDYSNASRTLLYNIKDLKWDERLLNELNIPLSMMPEVKPSSEIYDKTDPQTFGGAEIPIAGVAGDQQAALFGQTCFEPGMAKNTYGTGCFMLMNTGEKAVSSQSGLLTTIAWGLDGKVEYALEGSIFIAGAAVQWLRDGLKLIDTAPDSEYYASKVQDTDGVYVVPAFAGLGAPYWDMYARGAIFGLTRGTTKEHIIRATLDSLAYQTKDVLGAMEKDSGIELKALRVDGGAVANNLLMQFQSDILGVNVERPKVTETTALGAAYLAGLAVEFWKKQEIEKNSSIDAVFKPSMDDETRKKLYKGWKKAVKRTMNWEKDEE